The Cloeon dipterum chromosome 3, ieCloDipt1.1, whole genome shotgun sequence genome includes a region encoding these proteins:
- the Ns4 gene encoding guanine nucleotide-binding protein-like 1 isoform X2, which translates to MPQGGRKVPFSGKAKKQQIQAKKGRKRSEPERPGAFGERSMRHVRSVHESEDGESDGSGIKVHKINQQPGKGKNLNRYAIHFQQETKEGIEAQKELARKELVHIPENELEVERSLPFPAELDFPKRPPWDSSMSAADLEKNEHEYFDAYMKNVQKKFPASELSYFEMNIETWRQLWRVLEMSDIVLFIVDIRFPIYLFPPSLYEFVIKTLKKDMILVLNKIDLAPAPLVLAWKHYFKNAYPELQVLTFTAYPGYNLRDPSDKEGGLQVRRRRGKMRMAAEGAEQLLNACEHIVSGQVDLSSWHKKVAEELNTVYEDDSLIVGKTLETTEADTSYHDHKKFSDGILTIGCVGQPNVGKSSLMNAIMGKKVVSVSRTPGHTKYFQTIFLTPTVKLCDCPGLVFPSKVPKPLQVLMGSYPIAQLREPFSSIQFLAERLDLVKLLKLHHADNEDTWSAFDICDAWAKQRGFFTAKAARLDSYRSANHLLRMALDGKICLCLYPPNYTAEKEMWLSHSELDGIKKVQAKSTDVAGTYEEENYSTDDDESASRGQDSQSQDAGSESSGSEEISGSKNKFANLPEDECT; encoded by the exons atgccgCAAGGTGGGCGGAAAGTGCCGTTCAGTGGCAAagccaaaaagcagcaaattcaGGCCAAGAAAGGTCGAAAGAGAAGTGAGCCGGAACGTC CAGGAGCATTCGGCGAAAGGTCGATGAGGCATGTTCGGAGCGTTCACGAGTCGGAAGATGGCGAATCCGACGGCAGCGGAATCAAGGTTCACAAAATTAACCAGCAACCAGgcaaagggaaaaatttaaacag ataCGCGATTCATTTCCAACAAGAGACAAAGGAGGGGATTGAAGCTCAAAAAGAGTTGGCCCGCAAGGAGCTCGTACATATTCCAGAAAATGAGCTTGAAGTGGAGAGGAGTTTGCCCTTTCCTGCAGAACTAGATTTCCCCAAACGCCCTCCGTGGGACTCAAGTATGAGTGCTGCAGATCTCGAAAAGAATGAGCACGAATACTTTGAT GCTTATATGAAGAATGTGCAGAAAAAGTTTCCTGCGTCTGAGTTGAGCTACTTTGAAATGAACATCGAAACTTGGAGACAACTCTGGAGGGTGTTGGAAATGTCGGACATTGTGTTGTTTATCGTCGACATCAGATTTCCG ATTTACCTCTTTCCTCCATCACTGTACGAGTTTGTCATTAAAACTCTGAAGAAAGACATGATTCTGGTTTTAAACAAGATCGACTTGGCTCCAGCCCCATTAGTATTAGCCTGGAAACACTACTTCAAGAATGCTTACCCTGAGTTGCAAGTTCTCACATTTACTGCTTACCCAGGCTACAATTTGCGCGACCCAAGTGACAAGGAAG GAGGCCTGCAAGTGCGTCGAAGGAGAGGGAAAATGCGAATGGCAGCTGAAGGCGCCGAGCAGTTATTGAATGCTTGTGAACACATTGTTTCTGGGCAAG TGGATCTTTCGTCATGGCACAAGAAAGTAGCTGAGGAGCTGAATACAGTGTACGAAGATGACAGCCTCATCGTTGGCAAAACTCTTGAG actACTGAAGCAGACACAAGCTATCATGATCACAAAAAGTTCAGTGATGGCATTTTGACGATTGGCTGCGTTGGGCAGCCAAACGTTGGCAAGTCGTCTTTGATGAACGCCATCATGGGCAAGAAGGTGGTCAGCGTTTCACGCACTCCCGGGCACACGAAATACTTCCAAACCATCTTCCTGACGCCAACAGTCAAGTTGTGCGACTGCCCTGGTTTGGTCTTTCCATCCAAAGTGCCAAAACCTCTGCAG GTGCTCATGGGCAGCTACCCCATTGCTCAACTAAGGGAGCCATTCTCGTCGATCCAATTCTTGGCTGAGAGGCTGGACTTGGTGAAATTGTTGAAGCTACACCACGCAGATAATGAAGACACCTGGTCTGCTTTTGACATCTGTGATG cTTGGGCTAAGCAGAGAGGATTCTTCACAGCAAAAGCAGCTCGTCTTGACTCATATCGTTCAGCTAACCATTTGCTTCGTATGGCCTTGGATGGAAAAATCTGCCTATGTTTATACCCTCCAAACTACACAGCTGAAAAAG agATGTGGCTGTCACATTCTGAACTAGACGGCATTAAGAAAGTGCAAGCCAAGTCAACAGATGTGGCAGGTACATATGAAGAGGAAAACTACAGCACTGATGATGACGAAAGTGCGTCCAGAGGACAAGATAGTCAATCTCAGGACGCTGGTTCAGAGTCAAGTGGTTCTGAAGAAATTTCGGGATCCAAAAATAAGTTCGCTAACCTTCCTGAAGACGAATGCACATAG
- the LOC135939573 gene encoding uncharacterized protein LOC135939573, with amino-acid sequence MPGIACAFTHCRNSTTTRPSKRTFTLPTILLHQGEDDRKISSDRRAAWLAIINRKDIKDGSRSMNNIRVCEDHFLGKKPSYYRDVTNVDWKPSVNLGGDCVRESQKASTRNSRYLRRMNRHRSPEVSSAPIGHKLIRSTPSSSPTDQKPIPADAYKAVDMEVDIKLEENLDEEIMKNEEECVPFDFEPSAETDPLSCQNDVGCQTELSGEDIDLLNHERSKMTEKQPEIKQEGCSDDLALGNQVVQKSAGVSFTDHIDKRIAKFIKALNEHSDLSKMSLECAKRLFELKFSPIASYGVEIIWEYLSVEDFAKLENVKPRYFKKVMGCSKYNKNTYVYMLAEEELFVSDLRKKHNLPETENYLKFSTTYTAELKQHYNYGFIETPAMNDDGWKQPLCEERHVLCSFAMHGFHNQICKFSDDRNQCFEANRYSCVCKLCGSLCGQWHLLNCPQRTRPLKDYAKMSD; translated from the exons ATGCCTGGTATTGCGTGCGCTTTTACTCACTGTAGAAACAGTACAACTACGCGTCCTTCAAAGCGTACTTTCACTCTGCCTACGATTTTGCTACACCAAGGTGAAGACGACAGGAAGATTTCATCTGATCGAAGAGCTGCATGGCTGGCTATCATTAACCGGAAAGACATTAAAGACGGCTCAAGGAGTATGAATAATATCAGGGTTTGCGAGGATCATTTTCTCGGGA aaaaaccAAGCTACTATCGGGACGTGACAAACGTTGACTGGAAACCATCTGTGAATTTAGGTGGTGACTGCGTTAGAGAATCCCAAAAAGCATCAACTCGAAATTCGCGATATTTGAGAAGGATGAATCGTCATCGCAGTCCAGAAGTTAGTAGTGCACCAATTGGTCACAAACTAATAAGAAGTACACCAAGTAGTTCACCAACTGATCAGAAACCAATACCTGCTGATGCTTACAAGGCAGTTGATATGGAAGTGGATATAAAGCTGGAGGAAAACCTGGATgaagaaataatgaaaaatgaagaagAATGTGTCCCTTTTGATTTTGAACCGTCAGCTGAAACGGATCCACTTTCGTGTCAGAATGACGTTGGTTGCCAAACAGAGTTGAGCGGAGAGGATATAGACTTGCTGAATCATGAAAGATCAAAAATGACAGAAAAACAACCTGAAATCAAACAGGAAGGTTGCAGCGATGATCTGGCCCTTGGGAACCAAGTCGTCCAGAAATCAGCAGGCGTTTCGTTCACGGATCACATTGATAAAAgaattgccaaatttattaaagctTTGAACGAGCACTCTGACTTAAGCAAAATGTCATTGGAATGTGCGAAAAGACTGTTTGagcttaaattttctccaatagCTTCTTACGGCGTTGAAATAATATGGGAGTACTTGTCGGTCGAAGATTTCGCAAAACTAGAAAATGTGAAACCcaggtattttaaaaaagtgatgGGTTGCTCAAAATACAACAAGAATACCTACGTTTACATGCTAGCAGAGGAAGAACTATTTGTCAGTGATCTAAGAAAAAAGCACAACCTCcctgaaactgaaaattacCTAAAATTTAGTACAACATACACGGCAGAGCTTAAACAGCATTACAATTATGGATTCATAGAAACGCCTGCCATGAATGATGATGGTTGGAAACAACCGCTATGTGAAGAGAGACATGTGTTATGCAGCTTTGCAATGCACGGTTTTCACAaccaaatttgcaaatttagtGACGACCGAAATCAGTGCTTTGAGGCAAATCGCTATTCTTGTGTGTGCAAATTGTGCGGATCACTATGTGGTCAGTGGCATCTGTTAAATTGCCCGCAACGGACACGACCCTTGAAGGATTATGCCAAGATGTCAGACTAA
- the LOC135940644 gene encoding myosin heavy chain kinase A translates to MEPYRIEFTIANDSKHQGDIEAVACHQGKVYSGADDGIIKVWNETDLSYVTEVKAHESLVYALAVIGDSLYSACNDGTIKIWRLPSLEPGPTLTSHQEAVRRIRAMPSGDVISGDECGMMQVWSGENAKRGYEPIGEEIWDLVVDSEGFVYTARDRDISVWLLSEQSSFTQNKATFPGRAPMTIVNDNVYYMTRDGRTVEAVGTAKNKYAKIATMKGHNQIVNCMTHTDKYLFTAGWDNHVRVWDLQTHKCYANVDAGVYINAMESNADGSAVFAGGANSLLVKITPVKK, encoded by the exons ATGGAGCCGTATCGAATTGAATTCACCATTGCAAATGATTCTAAGCATCAGGGCGATATTGAGGCCGTGGCTTGTCACCAAGGAAAGGTTTACTCCGGAGCAGATGACGGAATTATCAAA GTGTGGAATGAAACAGATTTGAGCTACGTAACAGAGGTAAAAGCGCACGAGAGCTTGGTGTATGCGCTTGCAGTGATCGGCGACAGCCTTTACTCCGCCTGCAACGACGGCACAATCAAAATTTGGCGACTGCCGTCCCTGGAGCCAGGACCAACCCTCACATCGCACCAGGAAGCTGTACGGCGGATCAGAGCTATGCCGAGTGGCGATGTTATTTCTGGCGATGAGTGTGGGATG ATGCAAGTTTGGAGCGGAGAAAATGCAAAACGAGGCTATGAGCCGATTGGAGAAGAAATTTGGGATTTGGTCGTTGATTCGGAAGGATTTGTCTACACAGCGCGTGACAGGGATATTTCAGTCTGGCTTTTGAGTG aacAATCTTCTTTCACTCAAAACAAAGCAACTTTTCCCGGCCGAGCTCCGATGACCATTGTAAACGACAACGTGTACTACATGACTCGCGACGGAAGAACAGTGGAAGCAGTCGGGACGGCAAAGAATAAGTACGCCAAAATTGCGACGATGAAG GGCCACAATCAGATTGTCAACTGCATGACTCACACGGACAAGTACTTGTTCACTGCCGGCTGGGATAATCACGTGAGAGTGTGGGACTTGCAGACGCACAAATGCTACGCAAACGTCGACGCGGGAGTCTATATCAACGCGATGGAGTCGAACGCTGACGGATCTGCAGTTTTCGCTGGCGGAGCAAACAGCCTTCTTGTTAAAATTACAcctgttaaaaaatga
- the Ns4 gene encoding guanine nucleotide-binding protein-like 1 isoform X1, whose amino-acid sequence MPQGGRKVPFSGKAKKQQIQAKKGRKRSEPERPAGAFGERSMRHVRSVHESEDGESDGSGIKVHKINQQPGKGKNLNRYAIHFQQETKEGIEAQKELARKELVHIPENELEVERSLPFPAELDFPKRPPWDSSMSAADLEKNEHEYFDAYMKNVQKKFPASELSYFEMNIETWRQLWRVLEMSDIVLFIVDIRFPIYLFPPSLYEFVIKTLKKDMILVLNKIDLAPAPLVLAWKHYFKNAYPELQVLTFTAYPGYNLRDPSDKEGGLQVRRRRGKMRMAAEGAEQLLNACEHIVSGQVDLSSWHKKVAEELNTVYEDDSLIVGKTLETTEADTSYHDHKKFSDGILTIGCVGQPNVGKSSLMNAIMGKKVVSVSRTPGHTKYFQTIFLTPTVKLCDCPGLVFPSKVPKPLQVLMGSYPIAQLREPFSSIQFLAERLDLVKLLKLHHADNEDTWSAFDICDAWAKQRGFFTAKAARLDSYRSANHLLRMALDGKICLCLYPPNYTAEKEMWLSHSELDGIKKVQAKSTDVAGTYEEENYSTDDDESASRGQDSQSQDAGSESSGSEEISGSKNKFANLPEDECT is encoded by the exons atgccgCAAGGTGGGCGGAAAGTGCCGTTCAGTGGCAAagccaaaaagcagcaaattcaGGCCAAGAAAGGTCGAAAGAGAAGTGAGCCGGAACGTC CAGCAGGAGCATTCGGCGAAAGGTCGATGAGGCATGTTCGGAGCGTTCACGAGTCGGAAGATGGCGAATCCGACGGCAGCGGAATCAAGGTTCACAAAATTAACCAGCAACCAGgcaaagggaaaaatttaaacag ataCGCGATTCATTTCCAACAAGAGACAAAGGAGGGGATTGAAGCTCAAAAAGAGTTGGCCCGCAAGGAGCTCGTACATATTCCAGAAAATGAGCTTGAAGTGGAGAGGAGTTTGCCCTTTCCTGCAGAACTAGATTTCCCCAAACGCCCTCCGTGGGACTCAAGTATGAGTGCTGCAGATCTCGAAAAGAATGAGCACGAATACTTTGAT GCTTATATGAAGAATGTGCAGAAAAAGTTTCCTGCGTCTGAGTTGAGCTACTTTGAAATGAACATCGAAACTTGGAGACAACTCTGGAGGGTGTTGGAAATGTCGGACATTGTGTTGTTTATCGTCGACATCAGATTTCCG ATTTACCTCTTTCCTCCATCACTGTACGAGTTTGTCATTAAAACTCTGAAGAAAGACATGATTCTGGTTTTAAACAAGATCGACTTGGCTCCAGCCCCATTAGTATTAGCCTGGAAACACTACTTCAAGAATGCTTACCCTGAGTTGCAAGTTCTCACATTTACTGCTTACCCAGGCTACAATTTGCGCGACCCAAGTGACAAGGAAG GAGGCCTGCAAGTGCGTCGAAGGAGAGGGAAAATGCGAATGGCAGCTGAAGGCGCCGAGCAGTTATTGAATGCTTGTGAACACATTGTTTCTGGGCAAG TGGATCTTTCGTCATGGCACAAGAAAGTAGCTGAGGAGCTGAATACAGTGTACGAAGATGACAGCCTCATCGTTGGCAAAACTCTTGAG actACTGAAGCAGACACAAGCTATCATGATCACAAAAAGTTCAGTGATGGCATTTTGACGATTGGCTGCGTTGGGCAGCCAAACGTTGGCAAGTCGTCTTTGATGAACGCCATCATGGGCAAGAAGGTGGTCAGCGTTTCACGCACTCCCGGGCACACGAAATACTTCCAAACCATCTTCCTGACGCCAACAGTCAAGTTGTGCGACTGCCCTGGTTTGGTCTTTCCATCCAAAGTGCCAAAACCTCTGCAG GTGCTCATGGGCAGCTACCCCATTGCTCAACTAAGGGAGCCATTCTCGTCGATCCAATTCTTGGCTGAGAGGCTGGACTTGGTGAAATTGTTGAAGCTACACCACGCAGATAATGAAGACACCTGGTCTGCTTTTGACATCTGTGATG cTTGGGCTAAGCAGAGAGGATTCTTCACAGCAAAAGCAGCTCGTCTTGACTCATATCGTTCAGCTAACCATTTGCTTCGTATGGCCTTGGATGGAAAAATCTGCCTATGTTTATACCCTCCAAACTACACAGCTGAAAAAG agATGTGGCTGTCACATTCTGAACTAGACGGCATTAAGAAAGTGCAAGCCAAGTCAACAGATGTGGCAGGTACATATGAAGAGGAAAACTACAGCACTGATGATGACGAAAGTGCGTCCAGAGGACAAGATAGTCAATCTCAGGACGCTGGTTCAGAGTCAAGTGGTTCTGAAGAAATTTCGGGATCCAAAAATAAGTTCGCTAACCTTCCTGAAGACGAATGCACATAG